The genomic region AGATCCATTCCAACGATATTATGCTTTGCGTCATGGAACGATGCTAGAGATGTTTGGCTACATAACAGATACATAATATCATTTAAACATCCACCTTGTTTGTCAATCTTAGTGATAAATCTAATCTCATTTTCCCTACTTACTTCGCAGCTTTAAGTTGAATATGACACTGATCGCACACTCTAACTTCAAATTCAAAACCCATTGCTGGTATTGGTATTCGTTGAGATGTACATCGTGCGCATAATGCACGACCACAATGGCGGCAATGATGCTGTCTTAGACCTAATTGTCGTTGATCCATCATAGCTTTAATATTCCAAAAGAATGGTCTTCCACAAgcctatatttatatataattatatattatatttataatatttatatatataataaaattttgtttaatgtaGGATCATAATTAGCATAAAAAACCATATTGGTTGTAGCATTAAATTTCAGaatcaatttaattataattttacaattacataCTTGGCACGTATCGGATTCTATCCAGGCTGcagtttcttttctatttgcaGCCATATCCCAGCATACTATTACACCATCTTCTCCTCCAGATAACAACATACGCTCTGCGCTTGCATAGCAAAGTGCAGTTACTTTGTTGCtgtaaaatatgtttaattgTGATTGCAAAAAATGTACACTGGAAACTAATTTGGGAAGAATTTCTTAGTAGGCTGAATAGCTTACTGATGTCCTTGGAGTTCATAGGCTGTACCTTGCCGGCCTCCAATATCCCATACTATGATACTTTGATCAAAACTTCCAGAAAACAAAAGCTGTTTTTCAAAATCCCATGCTAATGTATGAATGCTTCCTGTATGTGCCTTTAAAGTAGTGATTAGTGTAACACCATTAGTATCTAATTTCAACATTGCTATTTGTCCAGAATAATCACCAACAAAGGCATGTTTTGATTGCGCGTCAAATCTGAATAAGTTAAGGAGATGTGTATAGTTTTAAAGAGAACTTCTTTCAATGTAATAGACATAtctaataattaagaaatccGTTACAAATTATTTCTCACAAAAGGATACTGCAGAGCGGTGTACCATGCATCAGTTTGATATGATCCTAATTTTTGTCCTGTTTCTGAACAATGtaattgaaacattttatcTCGACCTATACTTAAAACCCATTCGCAATTTGATGCAAATATAACACCTGTCACTCTCGCTTGATGCGCAGCATATTCACGCATGGCAGTCATTTGATTATAATCTTGCTCCAAAATGAATTCctgaaaataatgaaagtacattgaaataaagaaagaaattgataattttccATAGAAAACTCTTTTAATACATACATTTATAGTTCCATTCTCCAAACCAACAAATAATTGTCTAGTTTGTACACAATAATGCATTGATGTTGCACCAGCAGCCATATATTGACAGACACTTGGCCAATATTGGCCAGAATCTCGTTTCAACCAAACTC from Bombus fervidus isolate BK054 chromosome 11, iyBomFerv1, whole genome shotgun sequence harbors:
- the Wdfy2 gene encoding WD repeat and FYVE domain containing 2, which translates into the protein MAAEIKPAPGVNHDKFSTSRKPILLSKLEGCNDDVNAAIIIPREDGVISVCDDRTVRVWLKRDSGQYWPSVCQYMAAGATSMHYCVQTRQLFVGLENGTINEFILEQDYNQMTAMREYAAHQARVTGVIFASNCEWVLSIGRDKMFQLHCSETGQKLGSYQTDAWYTALQFDAQSKHAFVGDYSGQIAMLKLDTNGVTLITTLKAHTGSIHTLAWDFEKQLLFSGSFDQSIIVWDIGGRQGTAYELQGHHNKVTALCYASAERMLLSGGEDGVIVCWDMAANRKETAAWIESDTCQACGRPFFWNIKAMMDQRQLGLRQHHCRHCGRALCARCTSQRIPIPAMGFEFEVRVCDQCHIQLKAANQTSLASFHDAKHNIVGMDLDAPRRRLLTIGQDRLIKIWDISALLQ